The DNA region GCCTCCGGAAACGGTGCGTATCTACGTCGGCGCGCTGCCGGCAAGACAGCAGCCCGTAGCTTGCGGCAGCGCCATCTTCGCGACCGAATCCGAGCACGTCTGCCGGGACGATGTTGCCGTGGTGGCGCTCGACCGCCCCATCGATTGGGTGCCGATCGTCCCGGTCGGACGAGGTGCGCCCTTGCGCCTTGGCGAGCAAGTGTCGCTCGTCGGCTACGGCACCGAGGAGCTTTCCGACGCCCCTGAGCGCCGTCTTCGCCGAGGCGTTCGGATTCTGGACGTCGGAGCGCTCACGCCGGAAGAGAAGATTCCAAACCCAACCACGCCGCCGCGCACGTTCGCGGTTGGAGGCGGTGCGGTATGCTTCGGCGACAGCGGCGGCCCTGCACTCAACGAAGCCGGTGAGCTCGTCGGGATCCTCTCCCGACTGAGCGGCGACTGTCTTGCGGAGGAAACCCGCAATACGTACATGGTGGCGAAGAGCTTCCTCGACCTGCTGGATCGAGCCGTTGCCGCGATCTCGAGCACGGAGCCCCCGGTTGAGCCCGAAGATGGGGCTAACGAAGCGAACACTGACGAGCTTTCCCGCGC from Verrucomicrobiota bacterium includes:
- a CDS encoding trypsin-like serine protease codes for the protein MIEHVSHGRIGCIPESVASRLVFSVAGQRGSGSKFRAFGTGLLLTGAVAACGGRAPAWLGHASQAVLGGEASGADQDGVVMLTMEDDDTWSTCTATLVAPSLVVTAKHCVAAVQPGDFYCTGKGDPVGDGSGAGTFQALPPPETVRIYVGALPARQQPVACGSAIFATESEHVCRDDVAVVALDRPIDWVPIVPVGRGAPLRLGEQVSLVGYGTEELSDAPERRLRRGVRILDVGALTPEEKIPNPTTPPRTFAVGGGAVCFGDSGGPALNEAGELVGILSRLSGDCLAEETRNTYMVAKSFLDLLDRAVAAISSTEPPVEPEDGANEANTDELSRANDNALSGAGAPPSLETSETDDRAQQSSSSGAFRCQLSVDPSSRKVSRNLV